In Kogia breviceps isolate mKogBre1 chromosome 19, mKogBre1 haplotype 1, whole genome shotgun sequence, a single genomic region encodes these proteins:
- the LOC131747007 gene encoding disintegrin and metalloproteinase domain-containing protein 21-like — translation MCLSRAPRLAEGQVTLGAAVLLTGLCAVLAPVQRPQGRPLWRYISSELVIPRKELYRGKGVQTPGSLSYSLSFGGQRHVIHMRRKKLFWPGHLLLMTQDDQGALQMDHPFVPSDCYYLGYLEETPFSMVTVDTCYGGLEGIMKLDDLAYEIKPLKDSERFEHVVSQIVADANATGPAYGPGHKEDRHPLFPEVDASVAPRSGARVFAAHKGFMKGFALYSNSMYRVYNNVSKCVENLVRMCSIVDSFQQGLAVRFYLVAVALFNVRDPTVMDNYRVPGGAYARYHTNTFRLVRETTSSLIVIRDGPRPGQFEPETYTVCKADRSLLFVGYLGRHYLMLAIVSTQLIGRSFGLWYDGDNCYCMRRSICLMAKYPALTDAFSDCSIRHWWDIVGMRGSCIFNTTVRYFNESLIKMRCGNYIVEDWEQCDCGSFKQCYSNKCCQYDCVLEEGATCDAGMCCTNCTHSERGTLCRPVQNTCDLPEYCFGTTSQCPEDFYMQDGTPCTEEGYCYRGNCTDRTMHCREIFGRHAVNARDVCYTINRRANRFGHCRRNDTALNHTACGEADIKCGRLQCSNVTHVPRLQEHVSFHQSKISGVWCWGVGSHYSPETTDVGHVRSGTPCAPERFCLNSTCSARIDAITYDCPPEKCNHRGICNNRRNCHCHAGWAPPLCLKRGPGGSMDSGPSSRRIRSVKTSQAPILYLKLVFGRIYAFIATLLFGVATNVKHVKTSTVKEVIVGDK, via the coding sequence ATGTGCCTGAGCAGGGCACCAAGGCTGGCAGAGGGCCAGGTCACTCTGGGGGCAGCCGTCTTGCTGACTGGACTCTGCGCAGTACTGGCTCCAGTCCAGCGCCCTCAAGGCCGTCCCTTATGGCGCTACATCTCTTCGGAGTTGGTGATACCCAGGAAGGAGTTGTACCGAGGCAAGGGTGTTCAGACTCCAGGCTCGCTGTCCTACAGCCTGAGTTTTGGGGGCCAGAGGCACGTTATCCACATGCGGCGCAAGAAGTTATTTTGGCCCGGACACCTGCTGCTGATGACTCAGGATGACCAAGGAGCCTTGCAGATGGACCACCCCTTCGTCCCTTCAGATTGTTACTACCTCGGCTACCTGGAGGAGACTCCTTTCTCCATGGTCACCGTGGACACGTGCTATGGGGGTCTTGAAGGCATCATGAAGTTGGATGACCTTGCGTATGAAATCAAACCCCTCAAGGATTCGGAAAGGTTTGAACATGTGGTTTCTCAGATAGTGGCCGATGCCAACGCAACAGGACCTGCATATGGACCGGGACACAAGGAGGATAGACACCCACTGTTCCCTGAAGTAGATGCCAGTGTAGCCCCCAGGAGTGGTGCCAGGGTGTTTGCAGCACATAAGGGATTTATGAAAGGATTTGCTCTATATTCCAATTCAATGTATCGTGTGTACAACAATGTGTCTAAATGTGTAGAAAACCTGGTACGTATGTGTAGTATAGTGGACTCCTTTCAACAAGGTCTTGCTGTAAGGTTCTATCTAGTTGCAGTGGCGCTATTTAATGTAAGAGATCCAACTGTCATGGATAACTATAGAGTACCAGGCGGCGCATATGCTCGTTATCACACAAACACTTTCAGACTAGTCAGAGAAACCACTTCGTCCTTGATAGTAATTCGTGATGGACCACGACCAGGTCAGTTTGAGCCAGAGACCTATACTGTGTGTAAAGCTGATCGTAGTCTACTCTTCGTTGGTTATCTAGGCAGACATTATTTAATGTTAGCTATTGTATCCACCCAACTCATTGGGAGAAGTTTTGGTCTGTGGTATGATGGGGACAACTGCTATTGCATGAGAAGGAGCATCTGCCTTATGGCAAAGTACCCCGCCTTGACCGATGCCTTCAGCGACTGTTCCATCAGGCACTGGTGGGACATCGTAGGGATGCGGGGCAGTTGCATATTTAACACAACGGTGAGGTATTTTAATGAAAGCCTGATAAAGATGCGTTGTGGCAACTATATAGTGGAGGATTGGGAGCAGTGTGACTGCGGGTCCTTCAAGCAGTGTTACAGCAACAAATGCTGCCAGTATGACTGCGTGCTGGAGGAAGGGGCTACTTGTGACGCAGGGATGTGCTGCACAAACTGTACCCACTCCGAACGTGGGACACTCTGCAGACCAGTCCAGAATACATGTGATCTTCCAGAGTACTGTTTTGGAACAACCAGTCAATGCCCGGAAGATTTTTATATGCAGGATGGAACACCCTGTACTGAAGAAGGCTACTGCTATCGTGGAAACTGCACTGACCGCACTATGCACTGCAGGGAAATCTTTGGAAGACACGCAGTTAACGCTCGTGATgtgtgctatacaataaataGAAGAGCCAATCGATTTGGACACTGTAGAAGAAACGATACGGCGTTGAACCACACTGCTTGTGGAGAAGCAGACATAAAATGTGGAAGGCTGCAGTGCAGCAATGTCACTCACGTTCCCCGGTTGCAGGAACATGTTTCATTCCATCAGTCAAAGATCTCAGGGGTCTGGTGTTGGGGAGTAGGCAGTCACTATTCCCCAGAAACAACTGATGTTGGTCACGTGAGAAGTGGTACCCCCTGCGCTCCCGAGAGGTTCTGTCTCAATAGCACCTGCAGTGCTCGTATAGATGCAATAACTTATGACTGTCCCCCTGAGAAATGCAACCATCGAGGAATTTGCAACAATAGAAGGAACTGCCATTGCCATGCAGGCTGGGCGCCTCCACTGTGCTTAAAGAGAGGTCCTGGAGGGAGCATGGACAGCGGGCCCAGCTCAAGAAGAATTCGCTCAGTGAAAACAAGCCAAGCACCCATCCTATATTTGAAACTGGTCTTTGGTCGCATTTATGCCTTCATAGCCACACTCCTCTTCGGTGTGGCCACCAACGTTAAACATGTCAAGACCTCCACAGTTAAGGAAGTGATAGTAGgtgataaataa